The Sulfurospirillum deleyianum DSM 6946 nucleotide sequence TGATTCACAGGAGGTTTTTCAGGAAAAAGCTCTTGCCCTGAAGGAGAGACAATTTTTTTGACTAAATGGGGCGTTGAAATGCGTCCATTGTTGTTAAACACACTGTACGCTTTTAAAATTTGTATAAAAGTGGCATTCATACCATATCCATACGCAACGGTTGCTTTATAAATTGCAGCATTAAAACGATTCATCGCAGGAATCACACCAGGATTTTCAAACGGCAAATCCACACCACTTCTAAGCGAAAATCCAAAATCTTTTAGTCCCTGATAAAACTCAACCGCATCAAGCTTTTGTGCTAAAATAGCTGTTCCTACATTGCTCGATTCAACAATAACGCCTTCTGCTGTTAACGTATCTGCTTTATGGGTATCTTTAATGATTTTTTTACCCAATTTATAACTACCACCATGGACATTAACAATGTCATACGGATTGACTTTATTGGCTTTTAAAAGAAGAGCAAAGGCTATCGGTTTTAAAACCGAACCGGGTTCGTAGATATACTCTACGGCGGATATATTTAACGCCCCATAATCTTTCTTTTCAATCAGATCAGGATTAAAACGGTTGCTAGAGGCTAACGTTACAAGTTCTCCCGTTTCACTGTTCATAACGGCAACCATAATCTCTTTAGCGTCTAATTCATTTTTGTGTTTGTCCAAAAGATTTTCAAGAATTTTTTGCATTCGTAAAGAGATGGTTAAATGGACATCATACCCATCAAAACGTCTCTCAGAAAAGCTATTTCCATCCAAAATAATCGTATTTGCAATATCACGAGCCCCCGTCACTAAAGAGTCTTGTACCGAAGAAAGTTTATCTTCATAATAACGCTCAATGCCCTTAACACCTGTTGTTTTGGTAATATTTTTATACTCTTTTTTTCGTACATACCCCAAAATAGGTGTTGCCGAATCAACAGAGGGATAAACCCTATCCTCACCACTTTCAACAATACTTAACCCATGT carries:
- a CDS encoding peptidoglycan D,D-transpeptidase FtsI family protein; protein product: MEHSDAKKIKILFLFVVVLLGFLIFLGTLFYWATIDRRLPRLEHKEVNHALRGNIISADGFKLATSQKLYKASVDTRNIDPKKVDLFVKLYSLYSGDDPKAVAATLKSNVGNTILSYRINSKNAKYLQELSRKLYKLGVFRSFEDPKTGVAFLHGLSIVESGEDRVYPSVDSATPILGYVRKKEYKNITKTTGVKGIERYYEDKLSSVQDSLVTGARDIANTIILDGNSFSERRFDGYDVHLTISLRMQKILENLLDKHKNELDAKEIMVAVMNSETGELVTLASSNRFNPDLIEKKDYGALNISAVEYIYEPGSVLKPIAFALLLKANKVNPYDIVNVHGGSYKLGKKIIKDTHKADTLTAEGVIVESSNVGTAILAQKLDAVEFYQGLKDFGFSLRSGVDLPFENPGVIPAMNRFNAAIYKATVAYGYGMNATFIQILKAYSVFNNNGRISTPHLVKKIVSPSGQELFPEKPPVNQVVPVAVAKRIQKILIKVVQEGTAKGTRMDGLEIGGKTGTAHIAEGGEYVRSYNGSFFGFVNDKTNHYTVGVLVREAKKRHAYFAAQSAVPVFKEVVEKLVENGYLTPSSEIQIKEATNKVP